GATATGAAaagtccagaacaggcaaatccttAAGACAGCAAGATCTGTGGTTGCCAGAGgcggaggggaggagggaatgagatgtgactgctaatgggtacagggttgaTTCTGCAGGTGATAAAAATACTCTGGAATTAGATAGTTGTGATAATCACACAATTCTGAGTATACTAAAAATTACTGAGTTGTACAATTTAAGAGTTAATTTTATGATGTATAAATTACAcctccaaaaaaaatgaaaaaaagtatgcagacaagaatagaaggaaatatactaaaatgaagagaaatatattatgataatatcttctatttaatttttttttttttttttttgagacggagtctgactctgtcacccaggctggagtgcagtggccggatctcagctcactgtaagctccgcctcccgggtttacgccattctcctgcctcagcctccggagtagctgggactacaggcgcccgccacgtcgtcctgctagttttttgtatttttttttagtagagacggggtttcaccgtgttagccaggatggtctcgatctcctgactttgtgatccgcccatctcggcctcccaaagtgctgggattacaggcttgagccaccgcgcccggccagtattgtttcttttttgagacagggtcttgccctgtcacctaggctggagtgcagtggcttgatcacggctcactacagccttgacctcctgggctcaagcgatcctcttacctcagccttcagagtagttggtactaaaggcacatgccaccatgcctagctaattttttgatttttttgtagagacagggcctcactatgttgcccaggctggtctcaaactcctgggctcaagtgatcctcccacttcagcctcccaaagtgctaggattacaggtgtgagccaccaaattCATTGTAAGAACTAAGTTCCagtgttctattgcacagtagaGTGAATATAGGTAACAAtaatgtaacaaaataaaatagctagaagaaaggattttgaatgttatcatcacaaagaaatgacaaatgtttgagatgatgaatatgctaattgtcctgacttgatcattacacatatgaaatgtattgaaacatcacattgtatctcACAAATATGTACGattgttatgtgtcaattaaaaataaaaaaacacatacaaggcaaaaggaaaaaaagtagaatacTCTGATAATAAATACTATCTTTAAAACATATGGAACCTGAAACTTTACAAAGTATTATGCTTTGTTATTTCATTACATGATCCACAAAATACCCTTGGGAAATGCACAAAATAGTTTTTATTGCCttttcaccagaaaaaaaataaatacaagttggTTATTTGCCTAAAGTTACATACATGACTAGATAGTAAATGAGGGCAGACTAAAATCCATTATCTGTAGATTCCTAGTAAAAAATGGATTATAAGCATTACCTCAATAGATTGGGAAATTAGGGGAAAGAGGGAAATATCAAAAGTATGTTAGTTTTCTCTCTATATAATTATGATTACATGTCTATTATTTACTGGTTACTTAGCCAGAAtcatataatacaaaaattagtcacaaGTATCCTCATAATCTAAATCGGCATTTTTAAACCCTTTTAAAGTATTGTCCTACCAGTCAAAAATAATGTCCAGTTTAACCTTCTGAGCTTATATGATGAaaacaacattttcaaaattttcctcAACAGATTATTACACTAttgataaatctttttttttttttttgagacggagtctcactctgtcacccgggctggagtgtagtggcgcgatctcggctcactgcaagcacagcctcccggattcaggccattctcctgcctcagcctcccgagtagctgggactacaggcacccgccaccacgcccggctaatttttcatatttttttagtagagagggggtttcactgtgttagccaggatggtcttgatcttctgacctcgtgatccgcccgcctcggcctcccaaagtgctaggattacaggcatgagccactgcaccaggcttttttctttttttttgagacaaagtctcactctgtcacccaggctggagtacagtggcgccttctcagctcactgcaacctccctctcccaggttcaagtgattctcccgcctcaacctcctgagtagcggggactagaGGCGtgtatcaccacgcctggctaatttgtatttttagtagagacagggtttcaccatggtagccatattggtctcgagctcctgacctcaggtgatccacccgcctaggcctcccaaagtgctgggattacgggcctgagccactgtgcccaggcaatAATTTCCTTTAGAAACAGCAAAGCCACCCTTCTCCCCTGAAATTCAAATATGTTTCACTTAAGGTATTGTGCCTCCTCAGCTGAGAATCACTGAAAGTGTAAGTCCCTGGTTTTACTGTGAAGAAACTCAGAATGAAAAAGGTTGAGACATTTGTTCATGATGGCAAAACTAGTTAGTAGCAGAGGTAGGCTTTGAACTCATTAGAGAGAAGTGTGCTCACTGGGAATACAGTGCACAATTCTTTAGATAGTCTTAGCTCTTATTGTAAAGTAACAAAATGATAACTACAAGTGTGGTTAGCAAAACATTCTCTGTTACTATAGCAATTGTAAGTAGAGGTGAAGGCCTTGGATCAAATAATATTATAGGAAATAAAAGTGTAAAGATCTTTTCCGCTaccaaaggcttttttttttttttttttttttaaccaaaaacttACAAAATTTCTGTTACCTACAACAGAATTGTCAGGGGGTGGTGGGGGCAGTGGTTGTcttgtttttgaggcaggatctcactctgttacccaggctggagtgcggaggcTCAAACATAGTTCatagcagcctcaacctcctgggctcaagtaatcctcatgcctcagcctcccaagttgttgggCCCACAGACTTGTGCCAttacactcggctaatttttaaaaattttttgtagagatgggtcttgccatattgcctaggctgttggttttcttttttttttttaaccttttttttttcccccacacttTTTGAGCCTCATAAAATCATGAAACTGCTAACTGAGCTCTCAAACTGGCAGGATTAAGATGGGGCATACCGAACAAACTACATACATGTATCTCCTCTGCTGGGTAATATCATCAAAGGTCAGTGGGAAACTTGAAATATTACTAGAAACAGCTTTTCAAACTATAGGCTGTAGCCCATTAGTGGTTATAAAAGATAACATGGAAAATAGAGTGTATCACATGTAATAAAGTAAACATTGTATCATGAGACTTGTgttacaatgtgtgtgtgtgtgtgtgtgtgtgtgtgtgtgtatgtttgctgcaaagaaaagacttaaatgtttATAGGAgaaatatctctctctctctctctctcgcctccccctgccccctactctctccctttctctctctctctctctctatatatatatatatatacacacacacataaacaactTTTAGGAAGGAATATACATTACAAGAAAGACACAGCAAGAGAGAGTAAATACTACAAAATTACCTCTACAAGATGTCTCAGAACTTTCCATAGAATCTAGCTTTAAAGCATCGAACACCTCAAAATCAGATTTCTTGACATGGATCAAATTGTTAATTGTGCCGAGCTGACTGGTAACCACAGGCTGCAACAGTGAATACAAAGAATTAATGAATCTTTCAAATCTATCTCTCCCATCCAACCTTCCTTTTTTACTAAAATTTACATGTGATTGTACTCAGCACCTCCACGTTTTATCAAGAGAGAAATCCTCCAGTGTAGAGGAGCAGTTGCCCATCAGTCTTGACAGAAATGACAGCTAAAATGAGACTGCTAAGTCAGTGGTTACCCTTGGAGATCAAGGCCTTACCTCTGATGGATCATGAACCCACTGTCCATCCACAAAGAACTTGTATTGGTGTTCTCCCTCAGGGAGGTCCAGGATGGCAACAAAGTCATTATGGCTacggaagaaaaaagaaaggcaaacagGCCAAGTTTCTTTTAGAAGACTGAATGTAAAAAACAAATGGCAATCATAGTATCATACGAATAATTTCCCAGATTCCTAAGCCTTGTATCCCTGGTGTAAAAAACAACATATAAATCCATTCTCCTTTTCTGTATCATCTTGGACATGTATTTACCAGCTCCTCCCAACAACGTTAGTTCTTAACCAATATctggaaaagaataataaaaacattaatccCCTCAAATGGTTCACCTTAGTGTAACTATTTTGCTTCAGTAGAACAAGTTCCTCACCAGTGCAAATGAGATAGGTAGGTTCAGAATACAGAAGTGCCTCAAGGTACTTTGTTTTAGTGAACCTTTTCTGGAAGATGAACTACCATATAAAGGCTCATTCTGACAATCAGTTAAATCATTCATTATTGCTTTGGAAGCAACAAATAACATGACTACCTAGAACTTCAAAATGTGTTTTGCTTTTGTGCAGAAGTCAGAGCAACAAGACTCAGCCAGTTACAGAAGACTTCCCACAAGCATAGACAGGACTTGTATGACATAGTCCTAAAGAATGTAGTCACAAAGCTATTATGAATCCCTCTGAGGCAATGAAATTCTAAGGGATAAAACACCTCTGACTCACTATGAGGTTAAAAAAATCCCACAGATATACCAAGTGGCCACAGAAAAGGGCATGTTCTAGAGAGAGTCCTTAGCAGGTGGAGAAAAGTAGTCCAGCTGGGTCTCTCTTCTGAGAAAAGAAATCAGGTCTCTATTCCTGGACCCTGAGATTCAACCAAGACACTTGTCACCTCTTAATCAGTGGAATCTTGGTGCTCCAATTGTTGAAGGACCCAGAGATGAAGACCTCCTTGCCTCCTTCAGACCAGCGGATAACAGTGGGCCGGGCCTGCTGTGTGGGCTTTACGGAGTCCTCCAAATCCTGCTGCCATGATACAAACTCTTTGTCCCCAGGGAGCTGTAAGAAGGAGTAGGTCATCCCTAGAATAAACTGTGACCCAAGAATTCTAAAAAGGTCACTCTCCTTCCTAGAGTAGAGAAGGGGGCTAGGCTTTGGCTAAGGATATAAACCCCCAAATTAGCAACTAAATCAGAGTTTGAACAAATTATAGAAAAAGAACTCATCTAGGACCAAAAATGGTCAAATGGCCGATGCTCAAGCACTGCCTAAATCACAGCGTAACTTTTGAGTCTACCTATATCACTCACCCTTTCACAGCCTTAGactctccctttaaaaaaaaaaagaaaaaaactaactcCCTACCACTAGTTTAACTCATAGGCAGGCAATTATGATATGCTTCTgagtctttcttatttttttattttttattttttgagacagagtcttcctctgtcacccaagctggagtgcagtggagccatctcggctcactacaagctccgcctcccgggttcacgccattctcaggcctcagcctcccgagcagctgggactacaggcgcccaccaccacgcctagctaatttttttggtattttttagtagagacggggtttcactgtgttagccaggatagtctcgatctcctgatctcctcACCcgccccaccttggcctccctaagtgctgggattacaggcatgagccaccgtgcccggcccactaCTGAgtcttttttaagagaaaaaaaaaatgaaaacaaagtatggttctgtaaaaaataattaagtcaGCCATATACTTTTATAGGCAAATATGAATAGTTCTCAATTACCAGTTGTAATGGAAGTTAGAGATATCAAAATTCTAGTTTATAAGTAATCCATAAATTCTATTTCAGCTAACAAgttacaaaaagaagaaacattaaaaattcaaaaatcagatCACTGATTTCTTAAAACTTGAGAAGTGGCTATGAAATCTTACTTACTCCCCTATCCCAGGTTTATACTAATTATTTCAGGAGTAggaataaaaattctagaacctCAAGGAGCAAGAGATCAAAAATACAATTTCCTTTATCAAAAGTAGCTCTCTTATTAAATGAGGTTTGTGAGATTGTAAAAACAGTAACTCCTGTTTCTTTTCATTACTATCCTTTGGACCAAGAGTTGGCAGCCAGCCAGTGAGCTAGATGCTTTTATcaagttttatttgaaaacagCTCTACCCATTTGTTTacctattattttattgattgtttgATTGAGAAAGgacctcgctctgtcacccaggctggaatgcagtaagtggtgtgatcatagctcactgcagccttgaactcctgggatcaagtcaTAGTTTCCAGAGAAGCTGAGACTAGAGGTGTGAACCAAAATACCTGCCTTGCTTACCTATATTGTCTATAGCTGCTCACATGCTAGAGTGGCAGAATTATGTAGCTATAACAGAGACTGTACGGTCTACAAAGTCTAAActgtttactatctggccctttacagaaagatTGCTGACCCCTGTTTTAGACTGGTTTAAGAGACTTTGGTGAAGAAGACTATATAGTATTAAGCCTAAATATTACTAACTAGAataatgtgggttttttttttttaattattaaaaaggaCTAGCTTATTCATTTGGgctttcttttcaaaatggttGACATAGTTTCCCCTCCATACATTCTCTTGATATTCCTCAAAACTATAGTATAAGACATCAGTAGCAGGATAATCCAAAGTAAATAGAGAAAGAGAATTGAAAGGACTTTCACATAAGGAATTGACTTCAGAGAAAACTACATATTATCAGAATGATGCACCCTGGCATAACTGGCTGCGTTAGAATCAAGAATTTGACATATGCCTAAGAATAACCCTCAGATTCTGATACAAGATCTgggaatctatttttaaaaagctttctagATAATActgggattatgttaaaataaagaaaaaaagcttccCAGATATACCGTGattatgttaaaataaacaaaaaaccctcatCTTTAGAGGTACATCCTAAAATGttacagataaaataatatttgatataaCGTCTgggaatttgtttcaaaataactagacTGGAGTATAGATGTTATATGTTCATTCAAGATCTGATCATTCTTCAAACTGGGTGGCATGTATATAGATGTCATTATATTGTCTCCCCCTACTTtgataatgtttaaaattttccaaaaagtatttaaagaaatctGAGGTGATTCTAACGTGCAAAcaggattgagaaccactgaactaGCCCACTGAAAAAGGCAGGCATTCAAGCAAAGCAGGCCCCCCTACCACTGTTTCTATCAGTTACTTTTATGACAGGATTTTCAGTTCAGAATTTGAAAGCTACAAACTATTAATATGCCTAGCTTTGGAGGAAAGCCCTTCCACTTATGACATGACATTTCTGTAGTAGGAATGAATGCGGCTGACAAGCAGAAAGATTATTTACTCCAAGTTACTCAGCAAAACTACCAGGAAAAGAGGCAAAACAACAATTAGAACTACAGTTTGATGTTTAAGTAAAATGTTGAGGTTAGAAGTAAAGAGGGTAGATTGAGACCTATAAAATTCTAGATTTAAATGAGACCTTAGGAATTATCTGAACTAATTTTCAGACAATctgaaaattatatgaataattttcttaattcaCAAATGCCAAGACTGATGTGAGAGATAAGAATAATACAAAATAGGCCCCAGTTCAGACAGAGCAACCTGGCTTTTAATCAGGACACCAATTACTGCAGTCACAGTTCAACAAATACACTGTATTTAAATCCTGAGTCATCAGCGTAGGAAAAGGGTAAAAATATAATGAGGCAGATCATCTTTCGAAAGCTTTGAATAAGTAAATTCAGATGGCTTGTAGATAGCCCAAATAAGAATGGAGAATAAACCCCAATAAGTGCTCCTTTTAATCACTCTCACTTCTCTGTGATtatggttggttggtttttttttttttcttttttcttttgagacagagtctcactctgtcgcccaggctggagtgcagtgactcgatctccactcactgcaaccatcgcctcccaggttcaagcgattctcctgcctcagcctcccgagtagctgggacgacaggcatgcaccaccatgcccagctaatttttttgtatttttagtagagacgacgtttcaccatgttggtcaggctggtccccaactcctgacctcaaatgatccaatggcctcggcctcccaaagtgctgggataaaggtgtgagccaccgcgcctggctgtgaTGATGTTATCAATTGAGATTCAAGGAAATAAATCATGGAATCCAAATTCCACGTGCTATCAATATGACAAATAATACTCTATTCACTCTCTAAAGCCCCAGTTCCCTGGGAAGTGACAAAATGATAGGAAACATCAAACACACCCCAATCTCCTCAAGCCCTCCATTTTTCTATCTCATCCAGTCAGTCTACCTGGAGAAACTACCTGTATTTCATGCTGACAGCTCTAAAAGCGATTAGAAACATTAGAATGGTAATCGCTGCTATCAGCTCCATCTGTCCTTTCTTACAGAGTGAAAAAACAAGTTGGCTCTTCCTGAAAGTCCTTGGAATTGAGAGCAAGGTCTTCAAGGCAGCTATGGGCTGTCGTTTTTTAGCCACGCAACATTTTGAAGTACTACTGGGGAGTAAACAAGTCGTGGACTCGTTGGCTCTTCCACCTGCGGAGCAGCAGCGGGGCGTGAAAGAGGCACAGCCTCAGCCACAACTATAAAGTATGGGACAAAAATTAAGCAGTCAACCAAATGATGTCCTTAATTGATCCCCAAGACTAGGGGAAAGTATTCAATAAGCAAGTAGTTGCTGCTTACAGCCGTGCCAAAAGGGAAGATCACAAGTGCAGAGCTGCTAGAAGGGCAAAAATGATACTGATACatagaaattttcagaaaaagaatttcATGTAGCCACCTCAGGGCAAAGGTGAGAAACTAGCACCTATGGTTAGCAACTCGTGCAACCTACCCTCTGAAGTCGTCCACTGGGGCTAACAAACTACAAATTCAGCAACGCTATAGAGGAGAGCCACTCGTGCATGTTAGGAAGAACCAACGATCGGGGATGTCTATTGTCCCCATCCTAAAAATGTGGCCAACAGATTAGTCAGAACACCAGGAAAACAAGAACTTCGCCTCTTTATCCTATTTTGAGGCGGCACTGCAAGAGGAATTACCATCCAACACCTCTGTCCCCGAAAAATCCTTTTAATTCAAAAAACCATAGCCCGGTTCGGCGCGGCAGAAAAGAAccaagaaagggaagaggagccCGGAAATCAACCCGCTGCAGTACTGCCACCAACTGCGGGCGTGGGACGCTTACCTTGGAGTCGGGGAGGCTGAACACGCTGGGGTCGTCCGTACTGCCCACCATGATCTTGTGCTCCTTCCCCGGGGCATGACCGCCTGCGCCCTCGGAGCGGGCAGCCTTGGCACCGTGGCGCTCCCCGGACACCCGGTCGCTGGTGGTGTTTCCCATGGCTGCAGCTTGTCGGGGACCACCTACCGCGGAGAACCACACCGGGCTGGGAACACCTAAGCAGCCGCGTCAGGGGCGCCCCCCCACCCCGGCCCCGCCCATGCGCCTTGGGACAGGGCAAGGGATTTCCCCGCCCCAGGGAAGCCAAGCCCCGGAGCCTTCTCCCTCCTGGCCTGCGGGAATGCCTGCAAATACCCCGGTGCCCTCGCTGCCCCTAGTCAAGGAAACCCGCCGTCGGGACTCCCCCGAGTCCCCGCGCTCACTGCCAGAGGCGCCCCCACCCCAGTCACCTCGGGCGATGCGCTCCCTCCTCCAGGGGCCACTGAAGTGATGACTGTTCTGCAGATCAGGCCACCAATAAAGTTATTGAAATTGAAGCCGCACCCCTCGCTGGCGATCAGCGATTCCTCCTAAGATGGCTACAAGGCCGGCGGCGCGGAGTCGGCCCCGTGCGCGTTCCCTGCGGCCTGCAGCCTCGGCGTCCCAGGCCCGCCGGCCTCTCTAGCCGCCGCCGCCTCGATGGTGGGCAGTCGCACGCAGCCTCCAGCGCCAGGAGGGGGCGCCAGGCAAGGCCTGTGCCGCCTGGGGAGACTGCACCCGGGATCACTGGAGCGCTGGGCCTCTGAGACTACCCGGCGGAAGGGACGTTCCCACAGGACACTCGGAGGCCGCCTCCCTGGGCTTCGGCGCTCGGTGCCGAGAGGAGCGGCGCGGCTTTCTACCCCGCCTGAGGTGCGCCAGCACGTTTTCTGGGCAGCATCTGTGTGTTAGGCGACGGGAGAGGTGGGTTCCTTATAGggaataagaaaactgaaactgactTCCAGCTGCAGGCAGAAGGAAGCAGTGGCCATTGCTGGAGGTTAAAActgttctggccgggcgcggtgggccacgtctgtaatcccggcactttgggaggcctaggcgagcggatcacgaggtcaggagatcaagaccatcctggccaacaagttgaaacgcggtctctactaaaaatacaaaaattagctgggcgtggtggcgcgcgccggaagtctcagctactggggaggatgaggccggagaatcgcttgaacccgggaggtggaggttgcagtgagccgagatctcaccactgcactccagtctggcgaccaAGCGACACTCCGTCCCCGCGCCCCCCCACAAGAAAAACCTGCTCAATGGGGAGCGACAGGGAAGGAGCTGTCAGCCCGACTGGGGTTGCAGGGAAGAATTCAAGATGGCGTATTTAGGAGCTAGACTTTGACAAATTAGTAAAATGTTAAGTTTTAGGAGAATAACGAAAAGGCTTTCCTAGGCTAAGAAACAGCATACGCAGTGAGAAacctcagaagaaataaaattcaaggaAGATAGCAACAACGAAAACATCAGAAGGAACCCTAAAGGTATAAAAAGGGCAAAGACAGTCCCAGGGTTGGGAGGGATCCAGGTTTTTTATGAAAATTAGTGGAATCCCTAAGGTACTTACTTACCTTTGTATTATACGTATTTGCATGTCTCCTTCTCTACTAGAAACGTTTATCTGTGTTACACAGACCAGCAGCgttggcatcacctgggagcctgTTAGAAATGTAGAATCAGGCCTCATCCCCAGGgttcagaatctgcattttaacaagatcacATTAACGTGTGTGAGAAGCAATGCTTTGACAGCTGGCAGAGAGCAGATCCAGATTTGATACCTTTTCATATTCTGCATATACCTTGTACAGAGCAGGCGTTTGCATTTGTGGAATGAAGGATACAGGAATACTGTTTACTGTAATCCATTTCTAACAAGATATGCCACTTAGGCTTAAACACGGCCAATGATGGGGAACCCCAAGTTACATAGGCCACCCTTTCTGAGTGAGCAGCTCTATTTGTTgaaaagttcatttttatattatgaagTTGACAGCCCACTTAAGTACAACAAATTCACTACTCCCCCATTCTTTGCTCTGCCGCTTATAAACTCATTCTTTGGCTCATAAACCAAAGACAGtttataggaagaaaaaaaaggtacGATTTTACTGCAACTTCTTGCTCACCCCTCCAAAATCTTTACTGTCTGAGTACATCCTTTTTGGTTATCCCTACCTTTCTCCCTCCACCCCTGAATTCCTTACCATAGGACACTGAAGCAAGGCCCTTCAAGGTGTAATACATTAAACCTTGACTTGTGTAGTATTCAGTTTTCTGACCCCAAGGTGGTTTCACCATGCCAAATAATATGTCCTTGGTATGTATTTCCTTGCAGTAGTCAAATCAGCTTAGCAGAAACAAACTAAATATGTTAGCCAATGGAAAACTGAAGGAGAGAAATAAACTGTTTTTACACAGCTAAATGGAAATGACTTTTGTATTATCTCCTTTGGAAGATTATCGTGACACTGTTCTGCCCTGCTCTGCTCTAACAACATTTGTAAGTTACTCAACAGTTAATAATAAAAGTCAATTTTGAATATTGCATGTTTTAGACACAGAACAAATGTAATTGACACTGTAGGAAGAATGAATTCTCC
The genomic region above belongs to Piliocolobus tephrosceles isolate RC106 chromosome 1, ASM277652v3, whole genome shotgun sequence and contains:
- the PRKAB2 gene encoding 5'-AMP-activated protein kinase subunit beta-2 isoform X1; the protein is MGNTTSDRVSGERHGAKAARSEGAGGHAPGKEHKIMVGSTDDPSVFSLPDSKLPGDKEFVSWQQDLEDSVKPTQQARPTVIRWSEGGKEVFISGSFNNWSTKIPLIKSHNDFVAILDLPEGEHQYKFFVDGQWVHDPSEPVVTSQLGTINNLIHVKKSDFEVFDALKLDSMESSETSCRDLSSSPPGPYGQEMYVFRSEERFKSPPILPPHLLQVILNKDTNISCDPALLPEPNHVMLNHLYALSIKDSVMVLSATHRYKKKYVTTLLYKPI
- the PRKAB2 gene encoding 5'-AMP-activated protein kinase subunit beta-2 isoform X3; the protein is MGNTTSDRVSGERHGAKAARSEGAGGHAPGKEHKIMVGSTDDPSVFSLPDSKLPGDKEFVSWQQDLEDSVKPTQQARPTVIRWSEGGKEVFISGSFNNWSTKIPLIKSHNDFVAILDLPEGEHQYKFFVDGQWVHDPSEPVVTSQLGTINNLIHVKKSDFEVFDALKLDSMESSETSCRDLSSSPPGPYGQEMYVFRSEERFKSPPILPPHLLQVILNKDTNISCDPALLPEPNHVMLNHLYALSIKIKKLRLREGQIARQCDGP
- the PRKAB2 gene encoding 5'-AMP-activated protein kinase subunit beta-2 isoform X2; translated protein: MGNTTSDRVSGERHGAKAARSEGAGGHAPGKEHKIMVGSTDDPSVFSLPDSKLPGDKEFVSWQQDLEDSVKPTQQARPTVIRWSEGGKEVFISGSFNNWSTKIPLIKSHNDFVAILDLPEGEHQYKFFVDGQWVHDPSEPVVTSQLGTINNLIHVKKSDFEVFDALKLDSMESSETSCRDLSSSPPGPYGQEMYVFRSEERFKSPPILPPHLLQVILNKDTNISCDPALLPEPNHVMLNHLYALSIKIKKLRLREGQIASKYQRQDC